Genomic segment of Bacteroidota bacterium:
CTTGGCGGAATGATTCAGGCTGTGGCCATAGCATATCATTAGGGCGGCCTATATCGCCAGTAAAGGTGAGTTTGGTGAGTTTGTAGTTTTCTGTAATATCTAAATGCACCGCTGCCGAACCCAGTATATGTGCAGCATTGGTATAATGACAATCGACCTGCGGGTGCACGCTGAAATGTTCATGATAAGGTATAGTTTCCATTTGCGAAATGGTTTGCAATACTTCATCTTCACTATACAAAGGTTCGAGCAATGTCTCACCTTTTTTCTTTCTGCGTTCATTCACATATTTGAGATCGTGCATTTGTATATAGGCACTGTCCAACAATAATAATTTGGCCAATTCTTTAGTAGGAGTGGTACAATATATTTTCCCATAAAAACCTTTAGCCACCATGCGGGGTAAGCAACCTATATGGTCAATATGTGCATGACTTATTAAAACGCAATCAACTTTGTGTGGTTCGAAAAGAAATTCACGGTTCATTACATCCGTGTCTACGCCACGACCTTGATACATCCCACAATCCATCAATATCTGATAACCATCTTCCAGCGTAAGCAAATGGCGGCTTCCTGTAACATGCCTGTCGGCTCCACAAAACTTAATTTTCATGTGGCGAAGATAAGGGAGATTTAGGAATTTGCCCCGCCCCTAACCCTGTTCCAATGCTTCGGAATTGTTTCAGGGTCTTTATTGGTTCTAAAAATCAATATAATTATCGAGGTAGAATGGCGTTTGTTTTAGGAGTCAGATATCCCACCATAATGTATATAGTTCTTATCAAATAAAATTCTATATATAGCTTTTAACGGGTGCGTATCTTTTTTTCTTTTGCGTAGCCCTATCAACAAAGTAAGCCACGAATAATTAGGGTGGTCGTGGTGTACATCGTGGTTGCCAATACCCATGCCTAAAGGAAACCAATAAGTATTACTCTCTTTGTGTGGTATGTCGCCAATATGTTCACACCAATGCCTTAGCTTTGCTACAATGGTGGCAAAGTACATAGATGATATAATAAATATAGCATCGAGTTTCACAAAATATATAATAACAAATGATATTAAAAACGATAACGCCATAAATCCAAATCTGATTTTCGGGCCATTTACTTTTCGTTTGGTTTCTTTATCGCTGAAAATGGTAATAGCTATAAACCCAAAAGGAATAAGTTCAGCAAGTATATATAGCAATCTACTTCGTTCAAATATTTTCTTTTTCAAATTTGGCCACAGTGGGTCAGCTTCAGAATTGGTATTTGCATGATGAATTAGATGATATCTTCTAAAAGGTTCAGGATAAAAAGGCAATAATACAATCCCGCCAACAATACTCATAATCCATGAATCGGCAGTGGTTTTTGTAATTGCTTTGTGGGCACCATCGTGCACGCCCACAATCATCGCAGCGTGGTACAGAAACCCAGCAACTATAATACTGTAGTAATAACCCGATTCGAAAAATAGCATACATGTATATATTCCCGCTACCAACACACCAATGGTGAAAAAAGTAGCAGCAGGAAGCAGATATTTCCATTGCCTCAGCTTTTTTTCTAGGCGTGTTTCGTAGCTAGTAGCTGTAATTTCTTCCGTGGACATGCGAGCAACAAATATAAACGATTTTATTAAAACGTTGCCACAGTTTAGTTCTCGATTCTAACATTCTAACCCACACCGCAGAGGTCAGTAAATTGTGGGTTATCAGAAATTAGATTCTCCTTATTGCAATCGAATTGTAATTATACTATATTTGCATTATAAAGCCAAAGATATGAGACGCACCGTTGTAACACCCAATAACCAAGATGTTTCTATACATTTACCTAAAGACTATATAGGCGAGATAGTACTGATTCAACTATTTTTGGCAGAAAAGATTATTGGTACAATAGGAAAGATGTTTTTCGGTACTACACAGAAACTATATTTAATGATAGCGGCGGAGCGAGTATTGATACTGGATATGTATTATATTCACAAGAGTATTGCAGCAGTTCTG
This window contains:
- a CDS encoding fatty acid desaturase, with the protein product MSTEEITATSYETRLEKKLRQWKYLLPAATFFTIGVLVAGIYTCMLFFESGYYYSIIVAGFLYHAAMIVGVHDGAHKAITKTTADSWIMSIVGGIVLLPFYPEPFRRYHLIHHANTNSEADPLWPNLKKKIFERSRLLYILAELIPFGFIAITIFSDKETKRKVNGPKIRFGFMALSFLISFVIIYFVKLDAIFIISSMYFATIVAKLRHWCEHIGDIPHKESNTYWFPLGMGIGNHDVHHDHPNYSWLTLLIGLRKRKKDTHPLKAIYRILFDKNYIHYGGISDS